The Spirochaetia bacterium 38H-sp genome has a segment encoding these proteins:
- a CDS encoding glutamate synthase subunit beta, with amino-acid sequence MGKPTGFLEYDRKTVIDRAPSERINDFNEFHIHLSEEERKEQGARCMDCGVPFCHSSYGCPIHNLIPEWNDFVYRGRWEDAFYRLRYTNNFPEFTGRVCPAPCEYACVLGINEPAVTIKDNECTIIDKAWESGLMVPRPPQSRTGKKIAVVGSGPAGLAAADQLNQAGHEVTVYERDDRPGGLLMYGIPNMKLDKELVLKRISIMEQEGVKFITSTHIGKDIPLSQLVEEFDAVLLACGATKPRDLPVPGRDLKGIHFAMDFLKANTKSLLDSRLEDKNYISAEGKHVVVIGGGDTGNDCIGTSIRHGCVSVTNFELLPKPPEDRFEAAPWPLYPRMFKVDYGHAEAIEKFGKDPREFSILTKEFIGDENGHVKAIKTVRVEWKKNSEGRFVMEELPGTEEEWKADLVLLALGFLGPEDTLPEELGLERDARSNISAPYGRFTTSNPKVFAAGDARRGQSLVVWAIHEGREAAYEIDTYLMGESVLPKMRP; translated from the coding sequence ATGGGAAAACCTACAGGATTCTTAGAATATGACAGAAAGACTGTTATAGATAGAGCTCCTTCTGAGAGGATTAATGATTTTAACGAATTTCATATACATTTATCCGAAGAAGAGAGAAAAGAGCAGGGTGCAAGGTGTATGGATTGTGGGGTGCCTTTCTGCCACAGCAGTTATGGCTGTCCTATCCATAACCTCATTCCTGAGTGGAATGATTTTGTCTACAGAGGAAGATGGGAAGATGCTTTCTATAGGCTGAGATACACCAATAATTTTCCTGAGTTTACCGGAAGAGTGTGTCCTGCTCCCTGTGAGTATGCATGTGTTCTGGGTATAAATGAGCCTGCCGTTACAATAAAAGATAACGAGTGTACAATAATTGATAAGGCTTGGGAGAGCGGACTTATGGTTCCCAGACCTCCTCAGAGCAGAACTGGGAAGAAGATTGCTGTAGTGGGTAGCGGTCCTGCCGGGCTTGCGGCAGCGGATCAGTTAAATCAAGCAGGTCATGAGGTTACTGTATACGAGAGGGATGATAGACCGGGCGGACTTTTGATGTATGGTATTCCCAATATGAAGCTTGATAAAGAGTTGGTGCTCAAAAGAATATCAATAATGGAGCAGGAAGGTGTCAAGTTTATAACAAGCACTCATATAGGCAAGGATATTCCTCTTTCTCAGCTTGTGGAGGAGTTTGATGCGGTTTTGTTGGCATGTGGGGCGACAAAACCAAGGGATTTACCTGTTCCAGGAAGAGATTTGAAGGGAATCCATTTTGCAATGGATTTTCTCAAAGCTAATACTAAGAGCCTGTTAGATTCCAGGCTGGAAGACAAGAATTATATTTCTGCGGAAGGTAAACATGTAGTCGTGATAGGCGGAGGAGATACAGGAAATGACTGTATAGGCACATCTATACGTCATGGTTGTGTGAGTGTGACCAATTTTGAGCTTCTCCCAAAACCACCTGAGGACAGGTTTGAGGCTGCTCCTTGGCCGTTATATCCGCGCATGTTTAAGGTTGATTATGGACATGCGGAGGCTATTGAAAAGTTTGGAAAAGATCCCAGAGAATTTTCTATCTTGACTAAGGAATTTATAGGAGATGAAAATGGTCATGTTAAGGCTATAAAGACAGTAAGGGTAGAATGGAAGAAGAACTCGGAAGGTCGTTTTGTAATGGAAGAGCTTCCTGGTACAGAAGAAGAATGGAAGGCTGATCTTGTACTGCTTGCTCTTGGTTTTCTTGGGCCTGAGGATACTCTTCCAGAAGAGTTAGGATTAGAAAGAGATGCCAGATCCAATATATCTGCTCCCTATGGCAGGTTTACTACTTCTAATCCCAAGGTCTTTGCTGCGGGAGATGCCAGGAGAGGGCAGTCTCTTGTTGTATGGGCTATACACGAGGGACGTGAAGCTGCTTATGAGATAGATACTTATCTTATGGGAGAAAGTGTGCTTCCAAAGATGAGGCCTTGA